From Corticium candelabrum chromosome 13, ooCorCand1.1, whole genome shotgun sequence, a single genomic window includes:
- the LOC134188471 gene encoding myotubularin-related protein 13-like → MERLADYFAVAGLKATRTADGDDGELSAAILQRFPVSEWDDVAFPQGIEMFCQPSGWKTSKTCHPPTFFTSVLTDVEGQRAICTCLSFWERISKSNTELEDSDKAELAFEYRPKSFFLIARHPFVNLLKGCLCLVYKQFVQSSVSNPPESLVSKILSYELMPAAGVNVITYSLGCGECLELRLSDSRNYLPYTETAVAHLFRTLGLQNTIQLVCAVIAENRILFHSESYSVLNLASQALVALLFPLAMNYPFIPILPASLVDFLSAPTPFIMGVNTSYLPSKQNLTDLVVVDLDGGVVSIPDGVVVPQLPGFLVKPFYRILLMIFKPGLLTADLAFSSLHQHLNMSERKQDKAARALFLHLFATLFHGYRSFLTVGRIHPEPFIEFCKEQFKNFKSIENDEFTAKLISGLAFSSFIVERGLPFRACDIFDDLVAQGNFFDFRRNEQEMMDDIMQLAAQLEAQEPIEIMKLPEDMPTLLSSGFEFRDFDGSLIEKMMEREQSPARAAVKFNKVEFRTVSESTAVPQFSDLPTSPDVPSRDISQLKNCIAALLNNKMTEATKYLPGVCRSMKSASIRKLFVEILSERLCSHHSLDGAQGHKMILSNTQFDVMVQLMNAALRSDSGAGGFNTAAALLPLTTVYCRELSPSVSQFVYTCVQDHVVWENTHFWKQAFYDAVQHELYKLYVNSHDDDKACGNEPPQQRKRTSSIVDTASEGLDRNRNSVSNATVIKLLAKRMCLWSSLSDEKQAEWSAYEEATVYGQCVNFASRMVWLLTPFSSMSETDVMQFCDDDDTLALAGQRENTSPWETDDVVKFVLRVFNPICLETQLSSERVSSLSELVTGILDLHLDYLQQVQDECRRIQPLPKVKSMRPVMLEGESVVTDGMRAYLLSDGREVGLGVCGMNGPRFLPADGAIYLTTYRVVFQGLPCDSNAGDASIVRSLPVSAVVQIKKLAPVYLNYNSRWLQDVFQIRSATFELMKIGFDDEDVSTSSVELFSRFLKGLRSPASVNVTFAFAASSETEWKRVGVAGDDGKDQLEVKDASTFVKKLARRGAVNKDREFVKESMMGTLRHACAMSPVRPPRESDTMRMKKRRIRVLRTMLYSNDFERVGLGKLTEGDKERVDDLWRVTCVNVDYHMCRSYPAVLCVPVEVTDSQLLRVSSQYNQSRLPVATWRHPRTGTVLLRSSSSAPTNMVAKLKGGLAQLGTSPQLARKLTPSSLTSVGLQSQEVKSYLAAVVAATPRLRRNASQLLFEDGLDISDLFSGLQAQQKGNGQDLQNKRHSTFFVDLGEDSLDQSVGTSCRLSEIKKAALEKALTGSLDSRLMKKSGANTEMSRVTVIANKMTVAQLDRTEATDETSHDTQQQVHSPSNPLETFQQKVMTLGRSKRVYVIGERQNLKNVKEENFPACEFIPVDIPGVGVLRQNHKKLMRACAPSDSHSDPNTFYSTVNDSGWLDNVRTVIQLAGAVVDLLDVQRASVLVSFEEGSDATAQVVSLAQLLLDPYYRTRFGFQVLIEKEWLAFGHRFSQRNNQTTASSVNDFSPVFLLFLDAVHQVMLQFPLAFEFNLHYIETLAYHQSSMRFATFLLNSEKERCEEGWLPHSRQRMDIRGGRTAPKLKTGKCFWSHVDKLDSESPLFYNMKYKADKDNPVLRPYGNISNLQVWSYFTRADIHSPIASYETTAKNTRGKMNIRPPYSPVSPRPHQGSFLSTKSSVSKSIALCKSSALGGIYGDSSLVLLDEFSMLFKRCVRLASALQQSWPLWREVWNDLKIPVEEILIPTQQSPRRLVTHGLTAHKRTSIEVLLKGKLGGNAENKFSHPHRFNVHTYVTPTYCNYCRQILWGVVHQGFRCADCGYNCHEKCRPLVPKDCHEFVSFDIPEGDAVATNAADDFSDMDPEARARLGSQSVFYSNKKGYSSHQHEGFLYKKADLRKKWKYWWCVLDIELGELKYYEALRESQCRGTIPVAECSEVLELESVTAGAPQVDGGDGYCFELVHPKRNYLFMAKTAVLRDVWLQKLSLCLNTI, encoded by the exons ATGGAGCGGCTAGCTGACTATTTTGCTGTGGCAGGCTTAAAGGCAACTCGTA CAGCTGATGGTGACGATGGTGAACTGAGTGCGGCTATTCTGCAGAGATTTCCTGTGTCTGAGTGGGACGATGTGGCTTTTCCTCAAGGGAtagaaatg TTTTGTCAGCCTTCTGGTTGGAAAACATCGAAAACATGCCACCCACCAACATTCTTTACTTCTGTGTTGACGGATGTTGAAGGACAGCGAGCTATCTGTACGTGCTTGTCATTTTGGGAGAGAATCTCAAAGTCGAATACAGAATTGGAAGATTCTGATAAGGCTGAGCTAGCGTTTGAATATCGACCAAAAAGCTTTTTCTTAATTGCTAGACATCCTTTTGTGAATCTACTCAAG GGATGTTTGTGTCTGGTGTACAAACAATTTGTTCAAAGCTCTGTGTCTAATCCTCCGGAATCTCTCGTTAGCAAGATACTGTCATATGAGTTGATGCCAGCAGCCGGTGTTAACGTTATAACTTACAGCTTGGGATGTGGAGAATGCCTGGAACTAAGACTTTCTGATTCAAGAAATTATTTGCCATATACGGAGACAGCTGTTGCTCACCTTTTTAGGACTTTGG GACTACAGAACACGATTCAGCTCGTTTGCGCAGTCATCGCCGAGAACAGAATTCTCTTCCATTCAGAAAGCTATTCTGTTCTCAACTTGGCAAGTCAAGCTCTCGTAGCTCTGCTGTTTCCTCTTGCCATGAA CTATCCATTCATTCCTATTCTACCCGCCAGCCTTGTCGACTTCCTCTCCGCTCCGACTCCGTTTATTATGGGCGTCAACACGTCATATCTTCCTTCCAAGCAGAATCTA actgatctggttgtaGTTGATCTTGACGGTGGTGTTGTGTCTATACCGGATGGTGTTGTTGTACCACAGCTGCCTGGGTTTCTCGTCAAGCCGTTCTATCGTATTTTGTTGATG atttttaagccAGGTTTGTTGACTGCAGACTTGGCTTTTTCATCGTTGCACCAACATCTAAACATGTCGGAACGAAAACAG GATAAAGCTGCTCGAGCTCTGTttcttcatttgtttgccacGTTGTTTCACGGCTACCGTTCGTTTCTCACTGTAGGCAGAATTCATCCAGAGCCATTCATCGAGTTTTGCAAG GAGCAGTTCAAAAATTTCAAGTCAATAGAGAATGATGAATTTACAGCAAAG CTCATTAGTGGTCTCGCATTCAGCTCGTTTATCGTTGAACGTGGCCTTCCTTTCAGGGCATGTGACATATTTGATGAT CTTGTAGCACAAGGAAACTTTTTTGACTTTCGTCGCAATGAGCAAGAAATGATGGATGACATTATGCAACTTGCTGCTCAGCTGGAAGCTCAGGAACCAATTGAGATTATGAAATTACCTGAAGACATGCCTACTCTTCTTTCTTCTGGCTTTGAGTTTCGAGACTTTGATGGTTCGCTGATAGAGAAAATGATGGAAAGAGAACAGTCACCAGCCAGAGCTGCTGTCAAGTTCAACAAAGTCGAGTTCAG AACTGTGTCAGAGAGCACTGCAGTTCCTCAATTTTCTGACCTTCCCACTAGTCCAGACGTACCATCAAGAGACATCTCTCAGTTGAAGAATTGTATTGCGGCACTATTGAATAACAAAATGACAGAAGCAACAAAA TATCTGCCGGGTGTGTGTCGGTCGATGAAGTCTGCCTCCATAAGGAAGTTGTTTGTTGAGATTTTGTCGGAACGTCTGTGCAGTCATCACTCACTGGATGGTGCTCAGGGTCACAAGATGATACTAAGTaacacacaatttgatgtcatggtacagctgatgaatgcaGCTCTAAGA AGTGATTCAGGAGCTGGTGGTTTCAATACAGCAGCAGCACTGCTTCCTCTCACAACTGTCTACTGTCGC GAGCTCTCTCCGAGTGTCAGCCAGTTTGTCTACACTTGTGTCCAAGATCACGTAGTCTGGGAAAACACACACTTCTGGAAGCAGGCATTCTACGATGCCGTCCAACACGAGTTGTACAAATTGTATGTCAACTCACACGATGATGACAAAGCTTGTGGAAACGAACCTCCTCAACAACGCAAGCGTACATCAAGCATTGTTGACACAGCAAGTGAAGGACTCGACAGAAATCGAAATTCGGTGTCTAACGCTACAGTTATCAAACTGTTAGCTAAGAGA ATGTGTTTATGGTCAAGTCTATCGGATGAAAAGCAAGCTGAGTGGTCGGCTTATGAGGAGGCAACCGTCTACGGACAGTGTGTTAACTTTGCATCTCGAATGGTGTGGCTTTTGACGCCGTTCAGCTCAATGTCTGAGACGGATGTGATGCAGTtctgtgatgatgatgacaccTTGGCTCTTGCTGGCCAAAGGGAGAATACATCTCCTTGGGAAACGGATGATGTTGTCAAGTTTGTTCTACGAGTGTTCAACCCGATATGTTTAGAGACTCAACTGTCTTCAGAGAGAGTCTCAAGTCTCAGTGAACTTGTAACAG GAATTCTTGATCTCCATCTTGATTATCTCCAGCAAGTACAAGACGAGTGCAGGAGAATACAGCCATTGCCAAAG GTGAAGAGTATGCGTCCCGTTATGTTAGAAGGAGAGTCGGTCGTCACAGATGGCATGAGGGCGTATCTCCTGTCTGATGGCAGGGAGGTTGGtcttggtgtttgtggcatgaATGGACCACGATTCTTACCTGCTGACGGTGCCATCTACCTCACAACATACAGAGTTGTGTTTCAGGGATTACCTTGTGACTCTAATG CTGGTGATGCTTCTATAGTGCGAAGTCTTCCTGTGTCAGCTGTTGTGCAGATCAAGAAGTTAGCGCCTGTCTACTTGAACTATAACTCGAGGTGGCTACAGGATGTGTTTCAAATTCGTTCAGCAACGTTTGAA TTGATGAAGATTGGttttgatgatgaagatgtcTCTACCAGTTCCGTTGAGCTTTTCTCTAGGTTCCTCAAAGGTCTCCGCAGTCCAGCATCAGTGAATGTTACATTCGCCTTTGCGGCATCTTCAGAAACAGAATGGAAGCGTGTTGGTGTGGCTGGAGACGACGGCAAAGACCAGCTGGAAGTGAAAGATGCTTCAACATTTGTGAAGAAGTTGGCGAGGAGAGGAGCAGTGAACAAAGACAGGGAGTTCGTTAAAGAGAGTATGATGGGCACTTTACGTCATGCATGTGCGATGTCACCTGTGAGGCCACCGAGAGAGTCTGATACCATGAGAATGAAGAAGAGACGCATACGAGTGCTTAGGACGATGCTGTACTCTAATGACTTTGAGAGAGTTGGATTGGGTAAACTGACCGAAGGTGATAAGGAGAGAGTTGATGATCTTTGGAGGGTGACTTGTGTGAACGTAGATTATCATATGTGCAGAAG CTATCCTGCTGTTCTATGTGTTCCTGTTGAAGTAACCGACTCACAACTTCTTCGAGTCAGTAGCCAGTACAATCAATCACGACTCCCAGTAGCGACCTGGAGGCATCCTCGCACAGGGACAGTGCTCCTACGCTCATCGTCCAGTGCACCAACCAATATGGTTGCCAAATTGAAAGGTGGTCTTGCTCAACTAGGAACCTCACCTCAACTAGCCAGAAAGTTAACACCTTCGTCTCTCACGTCAGTCGGTCTCCAAAGTCAGGAAGTGAAATCATACttggctgctgttgttgctgcaacaCCAAGACTTAGGCGAAATGCTAGCCAGCTGCTGTTCGAAGATGGACTTGATATCAGTGATCTTTTCTCAGGGCTTCAGGCTCAACAGAAAGGAAATGGACAGGATCTACAAAATAAACGTCATTCAACATTCTTTGTTGATCTCGGGGAGGATAGTTTGGATCAGTCTGTGGGAACATCATGTCGGTTGTCTGAAATTAAGAAGGCAGCATTAGAAAAGGCATTGACTGGGTCCTTAGACTCAAGGCTGATGAAGAAGTCTGGAGCAAATACAG AAATGTCACGTGTGACTGTCATCGCTAACAAAATGACAGTTGCTCAGCTGGACAGAACCGAAGCAACTGACGAGACCAGTCATGACACACAGCAACAAGTTCATTCACCTAGCAACCCACTCGAGACCTTTCAACAAAAGGTAATGACGTTGGGACGATCAAAGCGAGTCTACGTTATTGGAGAGAGACAAAATCTCAAG AATGTGAAGGAGGAAAACTTTCCTGCTTGTGAGTTTATTCCTGTTGAT ATTCCTGGTGTTGGAGTTTTGCGTCAAAATCACAAGAAGTTGATGCGAGCTTGTGCACCTAGTGATTCACATTCTGATCCTAATACTTTCTATTCGACAGTCAATGACTCAGGATGGCTTGATAat gTTCGTACTGTTATTCAATTGGCTGGAGCTGTTGTTGACCTTCTGGATGTTCAACGAGCATCAGTTCTTGTATCATTTGAAGAAGGAAGTGACGCTACAGCTCAAGTAGTGTCACTTGCCCAGCTTCTACTTGATCCATACTATCGCACACGGTTTGGATTCCAAGTGCTAATTGAAAAAGAGTGGCTTGCATTTGGTCACAGATTTTCTCAACGAAACAATCAGACAACAGCATCCAGCGTGAACGACTTTTCTCCTGTTTTTCTACTTTTTCTTGACGCAGTGCACCAA GTGATGCTACAGTTTCCATTAGCATTTGAATTCAACTTGCATTACATTGAGACTCTTGCGTATCATCAGTCGTCGATGCGTTTTGCTACCTTTCTCTTAAATTCGGAGAAAGAACGTTGTGAAGAAGGCTGGCTGCCACACAGTCGACAGA GAATGGATATCCGAGGTGGTCGTACTGCTCCAAAACTAAAGACAGGCAAATGCTTCTGGAGTCATGTAGACAAGTTGGATAGTGAGTCGCCTCTCTTCTACAACATGAAATACAAAGCGGACAAAGACAAC CCCGTTCTTCGCCCTTATGGCAATATTTCCAATCTGCAAGTTTGGTCATACTTCACTCGAGCTGACATTCACTCACCAATTGCCTCATATGAAACAACCGCAAAGAACACTCGAGGAAAGATGAACATTCGGCCACCATATTCTCCTGTCTCACCTCGTCCCCACCAGGGCAGCTTCCTCAGCACTAAGAGCTCAGTGTCGAAGTCTATAGCCTTATGCAAGTCGAGTGCATTGGGTGGCATTTATGGAGACTCAAGTCTGGTTTTACTTGATGAGTTTTCGATGTTATTCAAGCGTTGTGTGAGGTTGGCAAGTGCATTACAGCAAAGCTGGCCTTTATGGCGTGAAGTTTGGAATGATTTGAAAATTCCAGTGGAAGAAATACTG ATACCAACACAGCAATCTCCTCGTCGTCTGGTCACTCATGGGCTAACGGCTCATAAGCGAACGTCTATTGAAGTTTTGTTGAAA GGTAAATTGGGAGGAAACGCAGAGAACAAGTTTTCACATCCTCATCGCTTCAATGTCCACACTTACGTGACACCAACATACTGCAATTACTGCAGGCAAATCTTGTGGGGTGTTGTCCATCAAG GCTTTCGCTGTGCCGATTGTGGATATAATTGTCATGAGAAATGTCGCCCTCTTGTACCCAAAGATTGCCATGAATTTGTCAGCTTCGACATTCCAGAGGGCGATGCAGTGGCTACTAATGCTGCTGATGATTTCTCCGACATG GATCCTGAAGCAAGAGCTCGGTTGGGGTCACAAAGTGTGttctatagcaacaaaaaaGGTTATTCAAGCCATCAACATGAAGGGTTTTTGTACAAGAAGGCTGACTTACGAAAAAAGTGGAAATACTGGTGGTGTGTCTTAGACATTGAACTAGGAGAG CTAAAGTATTATGAGGCTTTGCGTGAATCGCAGTGTCGAGGAACAATACCTGTTGCAGAGTGCAGTGAAGTCCTCGAACTTGAATCTGTCACAG CTGGAGCTCCTCAGGTGGATGGAGGAGATGGCTACTGCTTTGAG
- the LOC134188543 gene encoding uncharacterized protein LOC134188543: protein MASSSTPTCLLPDDTQVKTIINGLQHIELENRRLRAVNVSYNCIQHNASLMNGMIERLVVTITLPIGHPQRWNFVCQSDGSFQATWLRHADGTTSSIDIDAFNCGTCSSNGYCRESSNRQSSMAFSLGQLLVAYSSFDGSIPDKKLERIIKGAWYPVMSHCILSCHGSDASECCNYVYDGECVVHCPDRYGPGVNRTCECSDYWRGETKLSVCSRPCINGIQDSSCTQCVCFANYQGSDCSECVPNRKCLERCSQEGYFVHEGTGNCFPCGLYACTSCNYDTSKTTDEYRCTNCSVGAVLDPENEGHCKTVPDPNEDKSSGTNIGLIVGLIIAGLVVLILVIIISYIIYQKLNGKKPADFPLSFQAHKVAPNVDQAMSNTNKTDNPLYKSPEAVGIEGGGKAESGKGQQAVRNEASLYDELDALPGNSGKSSEASGQENMYDTLKNVQQ from the exons ATGGCTTCATCATCAACTCCTACTTGCCTCCTTCCTGACGACACTCAAGTAAAGACGATAATCAACGGACTACAGCATATAGAACTAGAGAATCGTAGGCTGCGGGCCGTCAACGTCTCCTACAACTGTATTCAACACAACGCGTCGCTGATGAACGGGATGATTGAACGTCTGGTGGTGACCATCACTCTGCCGATCGGACATCCGCAGCGTTGGAATTTCGTCTGCCAGTCGGACGGCTCGTTTCAGGCGACCTGGTTGCGACATGCTGACGGCACGACGTCGAGCATCGACATCGACGCGTTCAACTGCGGAACCTGCAGCTCAAACGGTTACTGTCGAG AGTCTAGTAATAGACAATCGTCTATGGCCTTTAGTTTAGGCCAGTTGCTTGTTGCGTACTCGAGCTTCGACGGCAGCATTCCAGACAAAAAACTAGAACGCATAATCAAAGGGGCGTGGTACCCTGTTATGTCTCACTGCATTTTGAG TTGCCATGGATCTGATGCTTCTGAGTGCTGTAACTATGTGTATGATGGAGAGTGTGTTGTACACTGCCCAGACAGATATGGGCCAGGTGTGAATCGAACTTGTGAGTGTTCGGATTACTGGAGAGGAGAAAC caaactgtctgtgtgttcacGGCCCTGCATTAATGGCATCCAAGACTCCAGTTGCACACAGTGTGTATGCTTCGCTAACTATCAAGGAAGCGATTGCTCAG AATGTGTACCAAACAGAAAGTGTTTAGAAAGGTGTTCACAAGAAGGCTACTTTGTACATGAAGGAACTGGAAATTGTTTTC CTTGTGGTCTCTACGCCTGCACATCATGCAACTACGATACTTCAAAAACAACGGATGAATACAGGTGCACAAACTGCTCAGTTGGTGCAGTTCTAGACCCCGAGAACGAAGGCCACTGCAAAACAGTCCCAGATCCAAATGAAGATAAATCCAGTGGCACCAACATCG GTCTCATTGTTGGCTTAATTATAGCCGGTTTGGTTGTCCTGATTTTGGTGATAATTATTAGCTACATCATTTATCAAAAATTGAATGGGAAAAAGCCGGCAGACTTCCCTCTCAGTTTTCAAGCTCACAAAGTCGCCCCAAACGTCGATCAAGCAAT GTCTAACACAAACAAGACTGACAATCCGTTGTACAAATCACCCGAAGCGGTGGGAATTGAAGGAGGAGGTAAGGCCGAATCGGGTAAAGGGCAACAAGCTGTACGAAATGAGGCGTCTCTATATGATGAGTTGGACGCATTACCAGGAAATTCAGGGAAGAGTTCTGAAGCAAGTGGACAAGAGAATATGTACGACACATTGAAAAACGTACAACAGTAG